Proteins encoded together in one Montipora foliosa isolate CH-2021 unplaced genomic scaffold, ASM3666993v2 scaffold_426, whole genome shotgun sequence window:
- the LOC137988754 gene encoding uncharacterized protein has translation MSDVTSLRKENDELKKQLQEIQKDLSTVKKRVTAPSRKQHGAERQNFQTPLVIAQPDDKPNQNDVQFLNITQENILSKLEEMESKIAQITQNTARISKAIDDIQAYSYQYNLKIVGVPQAEINEKATDTVELCVKVFAGIGVKVSPWDIDVAHRVPARTQDGRRRGILPIICKFTRRMVRDEVLSKRRNCNHLLPATFGLNPENEVRISIFSHLTPRLQELFYLAKSVKEQDNYKYCWAKDTAIYLRKSDDSRAIKLTSFQDIESLRHSRDNVASGNVNTTR, from the coding sequence ATGAGTGATGTCACAAgtctaagaaaagaaaacgatgAGCTAAAGAAACAGCTTCAGGAAATTCAAAAGGATTTGTCAACTGTTAAGAAGAGAGTAACGGCGCCATCTAGAAAGCAACATGGCGCCGAGAGGCAAAACTTTCAAACTCCGCTTGTTATCGCACAGCCGGATGATAAACCAAATCAGAATGATGTTCAATTCCTGAATATCACGCAAGAAAATATACTTAGTAAACTGGAAGAAATGGAGTCTAAAATCGCTCAGATAACCCAGAATACTGCTCGTATCTCGAAAGCCATTGATGATATTCAAGCCTACAGCTATCAATACAATCTCAAAATTGTTGGTGTCCCACAAGCAGAGATAAACGAGAAAGCGACAGACACTGTTGAGTTATGTGTTAAAGTTTTTGCGGGCATTGGAGTTAAAGTCTCGCCATGGGACATCGATGTGGCTCATCGAGTTCCAGCAAGAACCCAAGATGGCCGCCGAAGAGGCATCCTCCCCATCATATGTAAATTTACCCGTCGTATGGTTCGTGACGAGGTGCTTTCCAAAAGGAGAAATTGCAATCATCTATTACCAGCGACCTTTGGCCTCAACCCAGAAAACGAAGTGAGGATTTCAATTTTTAGTCATCTCACACCCAGACTGCAAGAGTTATTTTACCTGGCTAAATCGGTAAAGGAGCAAGACAATTACAAGTACTGTTGGGCCAAAGACACAGCGATTTATTTGAGAAAGTCTGACGACTCAAGAGCTATAAAGCTCACATCATTCCAAGACATTGAATCGTTGCGACACTCAAGGGACAATGTAGCATCTGGTAATGTCAATACCACTCGATGA